A section of the Deltaproteobacteria bacterium genome encodes:
- a CDS encoding PAS domain S-box protein has product MAHKIDDYRHDDSGLDNISAHTDRDSKEALLARIKELEDFYDFSPVGYLSLDPNGQILDLNLGTALMLETERQGLIGGSFYDHIVRDDRDTLYIYLRETFRHKKGAECELRIKNERREVKQVTLKGKFHEDHKDRVFCRSVMLDITERLHAEEKFRLIAETSNDVIFEIDREGIIRYSSPAVENLFGYMPEEVRGTPFEKYVQASDVPKARGVFQEMLSGKKTPPFEICAVSKSGIPVSLEIGTALAHSDGELVAIFGIARDLTWRRQIQETLRRNEEHLRLAVEGGQLGTWDIDLITDEVTWNSILYGLLGRDPGRPITGETFFEYIHPDDLPRVRERVREAFRNLTNYVDEFRVIREDGEVRWLASFGRIFHHEGEQPIRMSGVNFDITDAKLLSIKLHESYKTLEEKVEERTGELKRTNEMLLNEVAKRKRYEADLKAASEKILRESKKRRYLSARLVEIIERDRRDMAMYLHDDLGQMLTSLKMDLELARDGLGRPDGPSKEMLERAEAKALGVMRKVKDISRDLRPNVLDTLGLDRALRSLIENVRMDSGLKVHFHCKDTFKDLDPDKTLAVYRITQEALANMAKYAQATEVFVSLIRKDGSLRLSVEDNGIGFNVDEIMRSETGQGALGIKMMQERALLAGGELTVDSGIGKGTIVSAEIPVE; this is encoded by the coding sequence ATGGCACATAAAATCGACGACTACCGGCATGATGATTCGGGGCTTGATAATATCTCTGCCCACACGGACCGCGATTCGAAAGAGGCGCTTCTGGCCAGAATCAAGGAACTTGAGGATTTTTATGATTTCTCGCCGGTCGGCTATTTGAGTCTGGATCCAAACGGCCAAATCCTGGATCTCAATCTGGGTACCGCTCTTATGCTGGAAACCGAAAGGCAGGGATTGATCGGCGGATCGTTCTACGACCATATTGTCCGGGATGACAGAGATACCCTTTATATCTATTTGAGAGAGACGTTCCGGCACAAAAAAGGTGCGGAATGCGAGCTTCGAATCAAGAATGAGCGCCGGGAGGTAAAACAGGTCACCCTGAAGGGGAAATTCCATGAAGATCATAAGGACCGCGTTTTCTGCAGGTCGGTGATGCTCGACATTACCGAACGGCTCCATGCTGAAGAAAAGTTCCGGCTGATCGCCGAGACAAGCAACGACGTTATTTTTGAGATAGACAGGGAGGGGATCATCCGCTACAGCTCGCCCGCCGTGGAAAATCTGTTCGGCTATATGCCCGAAGAGGTTCGAGGAACGCCTTTCGAGAAATATGTACAAGCCTCTGACGTTCCAAAAGCACGGGGTGTATTTCAAGAGATGCTCAGCGGCAAGAAGACCCCACCTTTCGAGATTTGCGCCGTGAGCAAGAGCGGAATCCCTGTTTCCCTGGAGATCGGTACGGCGCTTGCCCATAGTGACGGTGAACTTGTCGCCATCTTTGGAATTGCCCGGGATTTGACCTGGCGCAGGCAAATCCAGGAGACCCTCAGAAGAAACGAGGAGCACCTTCGCCTCGCAGTCGAGGGAGGCCAATTGGGGACCTGGGACATCGACCTGATTACCGATGAGGTGACATGGAACAGTATTCTGTACGGCCTGCTCGGCCGGGACCCCGGCCGGCCCATCACCGGGGAGACGTTCTTTGAATATATTCACCCGGACGACCTGCCCCGGGTACGTGAACGCGTGCGAGAGGCATTCCGGAACCTGACGAATTATGTCGATGAATTCAGGGTGATACGCGAAGATGGCGAGGTGCGCTGGCTGGCCTCCTTCGGCCGGATATTCCACCATGAGGGGGAGCAGCCGATCCGCATGTCCGGGGTGAACTTCGACATCACGGATGCCAAACTCCTGTCCATCAAACTGCACGAGTCTTACAAGACGCTCGAAGAGAAGGTTGAAGAGCGCACAGGAGAGCTCAAACGAACGAACGAGATGCTTCTTAACGAAGTGGCCAAACGCAAACGGTATGAGGCGGATTTGAAGGCCGCATCAGAAAAAATATTGCGGGAATCAAAAAAAAGACGATATTTGTCCGCCAGGCTTGTGGAAATTATCGAAAGGGATCGTCGTGACATGGCCATGTATCTTCATGACGATCTCGGCCAGATGTTGACATCCTTGAAAATGGACCTGGAATTGGCCAGGGACGGCCTTGGAAGACCGGATGGCCCATCCAAGGAGATGCTGGAAAGGGCGGAAGCCAAGGCGCTTGGGGTTATGAGGAAGGTCAAGGACATTTCCCGAGACCTGAGGCCGAACGTACTGGATACCCTGGGGCTCGACCGGGCGCTCCGGTCTCTGATCGAAAACGTTCGTATGGACTCCGGCCTCAAGGTACATTTTCATTGCAAAGATACCTTCAAGGACCTTGACCCTGACAAAACCCTTGCCGTCTACCGCATCACCCAGGAAGCCCTCGCCAATATGGCCAAGTATGCCCAGGCAACAGAGGTGTTTGTGAGCCTGATCAGGAAAGACGGTTCACTCCGGTTGAGCGTGGAAGACAACGGCATCGGGTTCAATGTGGATGAGATAATGAGATCCGAAACGGGCCAAGGCGCGTTAGGGATAAAGATGATGCAGGAGCGGGCCCTTCTTGCGGGCGGCGAATTGACCGTGGACTCCGGGATCGGAAAAGGCACAATTGTGAGCGCGGAGATACCGGTTGAATAG